The following is a genomic window from Microcoleus sp. FACHB-672.
GCTAACCGTGGCAGAACGCCCTGTGTTTTTGGTTTACGTTCCCGAAACCTCGGCTAAACAAGTATTTTTTAGTTTGGTCGATGAAAATAATCAACATATTTACCAAACCAAAGTCCCCATTGCCGGCAATTCGGGAATTCTCAGTTTCCAACTCCCAGATAATGCACCGGCCTTGGAAATTGGTAAGAATTATCAGTGGGCTTTTATCATCGTTGGCGAACAAGGACTCAGACCAGATAGCCCCGTCGTCCAAGGAAGCATCAAACGAATTGAAGCTGATGCAGCTCTTAAGAGCCAGTTAGCCAATGCCAGCCCTCTAGAACGTGCAGCTCTGTATGGAAAAGCTGGCATTTGGATAGATACGATCAGCACTCTAGGCGAACTGAGAAAATCCCAACCAGCAGATACCAACCTAGCAGAGAGCTGGAAGAAATTGTTAACATCCGTGGGTTTAGAGGCAATTGCAGCCCAGCCATTCTTGTAAAGGAGAAGTTATGTTAACCGATAGAGAAGCTGCTGAGAGTCAATAACTGTCAGCAGCTTCTTAGCAGGGCAGCGCTAAAATTAAATAAGATTAGGGGTGATAGAAACTGGGTTAATTTCCAGACCCTGGGTCAGTTAATTGAAATTTGGCTATCGACCCAGTTTTGAATGTCATTTCTAGATGCCGGGGAAACATGGGGCGAAAGCTCAGCAAGCGAATTTGGCAATGGCGCGGTGTCCTCGTGAGCGCCCCCTTGGTAGCGGGTTTAGTGATTGCTGCAAATTCTTTTGGGTTGTTTCAGCTTCTAGAGTGGGCAACGCTCGATAAATTTTTTCGCCTGCGCCCCCGCGAACCCGTCGATCCGCGCATTGTGATTGTCACCATTGATGAATCAGATATCACTGGGTTTAAGCAGTGGCCAATGTCTGATGCAGATCTGGTTAAATTAATCGAAAACTTAAAAAAACAGCAGCCCTTGGCGATCGGCATGGATCTGTATCGCAATCTGCCGGTGGAACCAGGGCATGAGGCATTGGTAAAAGTCTTCCAGTCCACACCTAATCTGATTGGCGTGGAGAAAGTGGCGGGCGAGACGGTTGCCCCACCAGGGATTTTAAAGAAACAAGATCAAGTCGCTTTAGCAGATTTCGTCCTTGATGCAGATGGCAAAGTGCGGCGGGGTTTGCTGTCAGTCAAACCGAATGAAAAGGAACCCTCGCAATTAAGCTTGGCGGTGCGCTTGGCACTAATCTATCTGGAAAAAAAGGGCATTGGCTTAGAAAGGGTAGATGCCGGCAAGATGCATTTAAAGTTAGGCAGAGCTTTATTTGTGCCCTTAAAAAGCAATGAGGGAGGCTATGTTGGTCTTGATGCCGGCGGTTATCAAATTTTGCTGAATTATCGGGGGATGCGAAATAACTTTAAGAGCATATCGATAACAGATGCGTTAGCAAACCGGATAGACCCGAAGAGTTTGCGAGATCGGATTGTTTTAATTGGCGTCACTGGGCAAAGTTTTAATGACTTTTTTTTGACTCCCTACGGCAATAGTTTTACCGGCAGCCCTAGTCGCACGCCAGGGGTTGTGATTCACGCCAATTTAACCAGCCAAATTGTGAGTGCTGCCTTAGAAGGGCGTCCATTTATCAAGGTTTGGCATGAGCCGATGGAGTGGCTGTGGGTTTTAGCTTGGTCTTTTGCCGGCGCTTCCGTAAGTTGGACGCTACTGGTTTCCAAACTATTTAGACAAAATATAGTCTTGAGATGGATGGTTCTCGGCAATGGAATTTTAGTGCCGGTAACTATTTTGATTGGCACCAGCTATGTTGCATTTTTGGTTAGCTGGTGGATTCCTACTATCTCGCCATTAGTTGCTTTTTTGCTATCTGCCATTACGGTTGCCGGTTATTACAATCGGGGAGTGCAGCGCGAAAGTGAGAGAAAATTATCTCAATTCTTAGAAGCAATGTCAGTTGCAGTAGCTGTCCTCGATAGCAGCGGCAGGCCGTGCTATACAAATCAGAAGGCACAGCAGTTACTCGGTCAAGGCGTGATCTGCTCCGCAACAGTCGATCAATTATCAGAGGTTTATCAACTTTATATTGCCGGCACCAATCAACTTTATCCTTCAGAAGAATTATCGATTGTGCGAGCGCTCAGAGGTGAACGAACAAGCACTTATGATATCGAAATTCATCAAGAAGGCAAAGTTATTCCCATCGAAAC
Proteins encoded in this region:
- a CDS encoding DUF928 domain-containing protein, with product MKFKQKKPLPIAILSTGVFLAMATILGLQPSAKAQQQPVNQASNLPDASVLRITFDPPGPGKPKDTAGGASRNGGQCSQELAAQSSCVKPLMPTTQEGLTVAERPVFLVYVPETSAKQVFFSLVDENNQHIYQTKVPIAGNSGILSFQLPDNAPALEIGKNYQWAFIIVGEQGLRPDSPVVQGSIKRIEADAALKSQLANASPLERAALYGKAGIWIDTISTLGELRKSQPADTNLAESWKKLLTSVGLEAIAAQPFL
- a CDS encoding CHASE2 domain-containing protein, producing MGRKLSKRIWQWRGVLVSAPLVAGLVIAANSFGLFQLLEWATLDKFFRLRPREPVDPRIVIVTIDESDITGFKQWPMSDADLVKLIENLKKQQPLAIGMDLYRNLPVEPGHEALVKVFQSTPNLIGVEKVAGETVAPPGILKKQDQVALADFVLDADGKVRRGLLSVKPNEKEPSQLSLAVRLALIYLEKKGIGLERVDAGKMHLKLGRALFVPLKSNEGGYVGLDAGGYQILLNYRGMRNNFKSISITDALANRIDPKSLRDRIVLIGVTGQSFNDFFLTPYGNSFTGSPSRTPGVVIHANLTSQIVSAALEGRPFIKVWHEPMEWLWVLAWSFAGASVSWTLLVSKLFRQNIVLRWMVLGNGILVPVTILIGTSYVAFLVSWWIPTISPLVAFLLSAITVAGYYNRGVQRESERKLSQFLEAMSVAVAVLDSSGRPCYTNQKAQQLLGQGVICSATVDQLSEVYQLYIAGTNQLYPSEELSIVRALRGERTSTYDIEIHQEGKVIPIETWGTPIFDDSGNVTYAIVAFQDITERKQAEAEREKFTKQLFELNRNLEKALDAELEITDAYGRFVPHEFLNLLGYESILDAKLGDNIQLEMSVLFSDIRDFTTLSEAMTPEDNFKFINAYLSRMEPAITENHGFIDKYIGDAIMALFSEGADDALRAAISMLTKLAEYNQARINSGYIPIQIGIGINTGSLMLGTVGSNSRMNGTVISDAVNLASRIEGLTKTYGVSLLISGQTFLALKNPCDYAFRLIDKVKVKGKSQMITVYEIFDADPADIKAAKLETKTTFEKALLLYNLGRFWESAQQFQKCLKTYPEDRVAKSYLERCRQQIVEGSKQI